In Uranotaenia lowii strain MFRU-FL chromosome 2, ASM2978415v1, whole genome shotgun sequence, one genomic interval encodes:
- the LOC129742265 gene encoding uncharacterized protein LOC129742265, producing MGENTPPWRKSPIPSSSNQRQIPEWMDPNGAHGPIKFLLLKPAPNSKLPTYPFIISKTVELAAGQIVGGHPCDQGQAYLLKVRSQKQIDKLLSVKQLIDSTPVTVELHPTLNSCKCVVTCREVAGATDEALTKDLANQGVTNVYRFTRKIDGKIQPTNTFVLTIQGTLVPTHIRFGFIQAQTRPYYSRPMTCLQCGILGHTKKHCKNDVTCLNCGEKQSHKDCQKTHHCVNCQGSHPSNSRSCPAFQAEQEIIKIRTDKGISHNEAVKEYRLRQNQTTSVQQRLNQASLNSAINDKNKEISELKQLVAFLTTQIGKLTSQVKNQNQPDPGSHEESDSDTDMTSNSSTVSTISTPKRFWKTSSEDSPTGGDPIKSQTKERPKKKRSRGQKNQALPSTSQTTQPGKTTTPDPSKQFGYNLHTISDPSSRQGAGLAVKINTPYKLLNINTTLNAVCVRVHTPIDITVVSLYIPPQLPYHQFTSEIEHLLSELPPPFIIMGDLNAHSTCWGSSHTTNKGSFLEDLALSRNLTILNNLQPTRIDPASGNMSAIDITLVSWELGPKFGWQIFDDTFGSDHFPILIKLEHPTPKSATRPRWKYDEADWIGYQIEVDKSLALETTLCIPSFTKILLEAGTKNIPRTSGVPGKTAVPWWGPEVRSAIKKRRKALRYLKRIPNDDPRKQQALSEFKTARSLARAVVRTAKANSWQKFTEEVHPNTPTNVLWNKIKILNGEHRSNPFHLLLNQKYINDPSTLANSFCSHFASISSPSNTTMLPLPTNPSLNERIYNTNFSFDELEAALRKVKGLSAGPDDIGYPFLKNLSLTGKTTLLHIFNKIWINGTFPNCWKLGLVIPIVKPKQDPHLLDSYRPITLLACTGKIMERMVNRRLHAILEGQSLLDHRQYAFRSGRSTDDYFQELEMLLDSPSQRNYHTECASLDLSKAFDRVDRVAIINQLNEWGIVGRIMHYITDFLSDRSIQVLVNGTRSEKITVHGGVPQGSVIAPTLFLIAINSIFQKIPPNIQALVYADDILLISTSAFPKTTRKRLQEALTEIANWAPTVGFQFSPSKSCLLHIGPNRRKLKKLPDLTINNQIIPLTRSTRLLGIWMDDRLNFNLHLNQIRKNAKAKLSILQILANKTSQAHRDSLFRFLHGWFLPSILHGLGLLSRASSEIINKLEPLYNSCIRIIGSAFCTSPISSLMAESGQTPFQYTIAKLLSSKAVRWLSNGGSSEYQMVARTNTLLSNLTGNEIPPICPRPEPRISFWNDKTPTVNLSLMRVIKKNDPPTIIQAHFRQLVEHKFGHLPHAYTDGSKTNNGRVGSGVYNGNNNLSLPIPSQCSVFSSEAFAILKAAETYDPKTVIFSDSASVLSALSHGNIKHPWLPTITKIALQKQITLCWVPGHAGIPGNEAADRLAAAATLSDPPPIAIPQQDALNFIRRSLQESWDIEWNSNLHAKLREIKNSTVKWTDRPTQNERRALTRLRIGHTRLTHEHLLTKSHPPICPCCDTEITIKHILVTCPQYHLIRQTCRLATSLREILSNCPEEETKVLAFLRKAKLLHKV from the exons ATGGGGGAAAATACCCCGCCATGGAGAAAGTCCCCAATCCCATCAAGCTCCAATCAAAGACAAATCCCTGAATGGATGGATCCGAACGGAGCACACGGACCGATTAAGTTCCTGCTGCTCAAACCCGCCCCAAACAGCAAACTGCCGACTTACccattcataatttcaaaaaccgTCGAGCTCGCCGCCGGGCAAATCGTAGGAGGACACCCGTGCGACCAAGGACAAGCTTATCTGCTCAAAGTACGATCCCAAAAGCAAATTGACAAACTGTTATCCGTCAAACAGTTGATTGATTCAACTCCCGTCACCGTAGAGCTCCACCCAACACTCAACAGCTGCAAATGCGTGGTAACTTGCCGGGAAGTTGCTGGCGCTACTGACGAGGCATTAACCAAAGACCTTGCCAATCAAGGGGTAACCAACGTGTACCGATTTACCAGAAAGATTGACGGAAAAATTCAACCCACCAACACCTTTGTCCTAACCATCCAAGGAACCCTAGTTCCCACCCACATCCGATTCGGCTTCATTCAAGCTCAAACCCGTCCGTACTACTCTCGACCAATGACTTGCTTGCAGTGTGGCATACTTGGACACACCAAAAAGCACTGCAAGAATGATGTCACCTGCCTTAACTGCGGAGAAAAGCAAAGCCACAAAGACTGCCAAAAAACACACCACTGCGTAAATTGCCAAGGCTCCCACCCCAGCAACAGCCGATCTTGCCCTGCCTTCCAGGCCGAGCAGGAGATAATTAAAATCAGGACCGACAAGGGCATTTCACACAACGAAGCTGTTAAAGAATATCGTCTCCGCCAAAACCAAACAACATCAGTCCAACAGCGACTCAACCAAGCCAGCCTAAATTCCGCAATCAACGACAAGAACAAGGAAATATCAGAACTCAAACAATTGGTAGCCTTTCTCACCACCCAAATTGGAAAACTCACAAGCCAagtgaaaaaccaaaatcaaCCGGATCCAGGATCACACGAGGAATCTGACAGCGACACCGACATGACCAGTAACAGCTCCACAGTTAGCACAATCTCCACACCCAAGCGCTTTTGGAAGACATCCTCCGAAGACTCCCCCACCGGAGGTGACCCCATAAAAAGCCAAACTAAGGAACGACCCAAGAAAAAACGATCGCGCGGTCAGAAAAATCAAGCTCTCCCATCCACTTCGCAAACCACCCAGCCAGGTAAAACTACAACACCAGACCCCTCCAAGCAGTTCG GATACAATCTACATACGATATCCGACCCATCATCACGCCAAGGCGCCGGTCTAGCCGTAAAAATCAACACCCCATACAAACTCCTCAACATCAACACCACTTTAAACGCAGTCTGTGTCAGAGTCCACACACCGATAGACATAACCGTCGTATCTCTCTACATTCCTCCACAACTGCCCTACCATCAGTTCACAAGTGAAATAGAGCATCTCTTATCCGAGCTTCCACCCCCTTTCATCATCATGGGTGACCTAAACGCCCACTCCACTTGCTGGGGCAGTTCCCACACCACCAATAAAGGCTCCTTTTTGGAAGACCTAGCCTTAAGCCGAAACTTGACTATTTTAAACAACTTGCAACCAACCAGAATAGACCCTGCCTCCGGCAATATGTCCGCTATCGACATCACACTGGTCTCATGGGAGCTCGGACCAAAGTTTGGTTGGCAAATTTTTGACGACACCTTCGGCAGTGACCATTTCCCTATCTTGATTAAGCTCGAACACCCTACACCTAAATCCGCGACCAGACCTCGCTGGAAGTACGACGAGGCAGACTGGATAGGATACCAAATTGAAGTCGATAAATCCCTAGCCCTTGAAACAACGTTATGCATCCCCTCCTTCACAAAAATACTTTTGGAAGCAGGAACTAAAAACATCCCGAGGACCAGCGGCGTCCCCGGCAAGACTGCAGTCCCTTGGTGGGGTCCAGAAGTCCGTTCCGCCATTAAAAAAAGGCGAAAAGCACTACGATACctgaaaagaattccaaatgaTGATCCTAGAAAACAACAGGCACTCTCAGAATTCAAGACAGCCCGTTCACTAGCCAGAGCCGTAGTTCGCACCGCCAAAGCCAACAGCTGGCAGAAATTCACAGAAGAGGTTCATCCAAACACCCCAACCAATGTTCTctggaacaaaataaaaatactcaaCGGCGAACACCGAAGCAATCCCTTCCATCTTCTCCTGAACCAGAAATACATAAACGACCCTTCCACCCTAGCCAACTCCTTCTGCTCCCACTTTGCATCCATATCATCTCCCTCAAACACCACTATGCTACCTTTGCCAACAAACCCATCCCTGAACGAAAGGATCTATAACACCAACTTCTCTTTCGACGAACTTGAGGCAGCTTTGAGGAAAGTCAAGGGCCTCTCAGCCGGCCCCGACGATATTGGTTACCCCTTTTTAAAAAACCTATCACTCACCGGCAAAACAACGCTTCTCCATATCTTCAATAAAATCTGGATAAATGGCACTTTCCCCAACTGCTGGAAACTGGGTCTAGTCATCCCTATAGTAAAGCCTAAACAAGATCCTCACCTCCTGGATAGCTACAGACCCATTACTTTGCTGGCCTGCACTGGCAAGATAATGGAACGAATGGTAAACCGACGACTCCACGCCATTCTCGAAGGACAGTCTCTGCTAGATCATCGCCAATATGCCTTTCGTAGTGGTCGATCCACCGACGACTATTTTCAAGAATTAGAAATGCTTCTTGATTCACCCTCCCAAAGGAACTACCATACAGAGTGTGCCTCGCTCGACCTGTCTAAAGCATTCGACCGTGTCGACAGAGTCGCTATCATAAATCAACTGAACGAATGGGGAATAGTAGGAAGGATAATGCACTACATAACCGACTTTCTATCAGACCGCAGCATTCAAGTCCTCGTAAACGGCACACGCTCCGAAAAAATAACAGTCCACGGAGGGGTCCCTCAAGGATCAGTGATAGCCCCCACCCTATTCCTCATCGCAATCAACTCCATCTTCCAAAAAATCCCGCCAAACATACAAGCACTGGTCTACGCAGACGACATTCTGCTCATATCAACATCAGCCTTTCCCAAGACTACCAGGAAAAGACTCCAAGAAGCCTTGACCGAAATAGCAAACTGGGCACCCACTGTGGGCTTCCAGTTCTCACCCAGTAAATCCTGCCTCCTACATATCGGTCCAAATCGAAGAAAACTCAAGAAATTGCCCGACCTCACCATCAACAACCAAATAATACCACTGACCCGCTCCACCCGCCTACTTGGTATTTGGATGGATGACCGACTAAACTTCAATCTTCATCTGAACCAGATTCGAAAGAATGCCAAAGCTAAGTTATCCATCCTTCAAATCCTAGCCAACAAAACCAGCCAGGCCCACAGAGACTCCCTCTTTCGCTTCCTCCACGGTTGGTTTCTTCCTTCAATCCTACACGGGCTGGGCCTACTCAGCCGAGCTAGTTCAGAAATCATCAACAAATTGGAACCTCTGTACAATAGCTGCATACGAATCATTGGCTCCGCTTTCTGCACCAGCCCAATCAGTTCACTGATGGCTGAGAGCGGCCAAACCCCATTCCAATACACAATCGCTAAACTTCTATCATCAAAAGCCGTGCGTTGGCTCTCAAATGGGGGCTCCAGCGAATACCAAATGGTTGCTAGAACGAACACCCTCCTCTCCAACCTGACGGGCAACGAAATCCCACCGATCTGCCCCAGACCAGAACCTCGTATTAGTTTCTGGAACGATAAAACTCCCACAGTAAATTTAAGCCTGAtgcgagttattaaaaaaaatgatccccCAACAATCATTCAAGCCCACTTTAGACAGCTGGTGGAACATAAATTTGGCCACCTCCCTCACGCATACACAGATGGTTCCAAAACCAACAACGGCCGAGTCGGGAGCGGCGTATACAATGGTAACAACAATCTAAGCCTACCTATCCCATCGCAATGTTCGGTCTTCAGCTCCGAGGCGTTCGCAATACTAAAAGCAGCTGAAACATACGATCCAAAAACTGTCATCTTCAGCGATTCGGCCAGTGTGCTCTCCGCCTTGTCACACGGCAACATTAAACACCCTTGGCTACCAACCATCACCAAAATAGCTCTCCAAAAGCAAATCACCCTTTGCTGGGTACCGGGGCATGCCGGAATCCCCGGTAACGAAGCCGCCGATCGACTTGCAGCTGCAGCCACGCTTTCGGATCCCCCGCCGATAGCCATTCCTCAACAAGATGCCCTCAACTTCATAAGAAGATCTCTACAAGAATCCTGGGACATCGAATGGAACTCCAATCTCCATGCAAAGTTGCGTGAAATAAAAAACTCCACGGTCAAATGGACAGACAGACCGACCCAAAATGAAAGAAGGGCTCTTACCCGCCTCCGTATCGGCCACACTCGCCTCACACACGAACATCTTTTAACTAAAAGCCACCCTCCAATCTGCCCATGCTGCGACACAGAAATCACCATCAAACACATCTTGGTTACATGTCCTCAATACCATCTTATCAGACAGACCTGCCGTCTTGCAACAAGCCTAAGGGAAATTTTAAGTAACTGCCCGGAAGAAGAGACCAAGGTTCTGGCTTTCCTTCGGAAAGCCAAACTTTTGCATAAAGTCTGA